Within Luteolibacter flavescens, the genomic segment ACCGAGCAGGCGAGCGCCAGCCGCTGCTTGTAGCCGAGCGAGAGCGAATGCGTCTTCGCATTCAGGAAAGGGCCGAGGTGGAAGATCTCCGCCATCTCGCCGATGCGCTCGCGCTGCCGCTTTCCCGAGACGCCGTAGATGCCCGAGAAGAAGGCGAGGTTTTGCCGGACGGTGAGGTGGTCGTAGAGGGAGAATTTCTGCGCCATGTAGCCGAGGCGCTGGCGGGCAGCGCTGGCGCTGCGCCGGAGGTCCATGTCCACCACCTTCGCCGTGCCGGCGGTGGGAGTGAGCAGGCCGCACATCATCTTGAAGGTGGTGGATTTCCCCGCGCCATTCGGGCCGAGCAGCCCGTAGATCTCGCCGCGCGTGACGGAGAAGGTGACATCGTCGGTCGCCTTGAAGTCGCCGAATTGCTTCGTCAGGTGCTCGGCCTCGATGACGGTGCTGCCGTCTTTGGGGATCTCCTTCGTGCGCTTGGCCAAGTCGGACTCGCCGGATGGCCCGCCGCCCAGCAGGTCGATGAAGGCATCCTCGAAGCGCGGCTTCACCGGCACCCATGTTGCCGCCGCGTCCGCCTTGATCTCCACGGGGTCGAAGGGCCGCGTCCCCTCCTTCAGCGTGAGCCGCAGGCTGTGGCCCTGGATGGTGCCGTCCGTGACCTCCGGGCGGGAAAGGGCGCGCGTGAGCAGGCGGCGCTTGTGCGGGCCGGGCTCGCGGAGCTGGAAGCAGCGGCCTTCGAGCGGCGCGGCAATTTCCGCCGGGGTGCCTGCGAAGAGGAGCTTGCCTTCATTCAGCACGAGGGTGGTGCCGCACAGCTCCGCTTCATCGAGGTAGGCAGTGCTCCATACCACGGCGATGCCTTGGTCCACGAGATCCTCCACCATGCCCCAGAGTTCGCGGCGTGAAATAGG encodes:
- a CDS encoding ATP-binding cassette domain-containing protein, whose protein sequence is MSEVVVHFHELTKSFKGMKSPALDAVSGDIRTGVITGLAGPDGAGKTTLLRLIAGLLEADSGTVATLGRDPIHDAAAIRGEVGYMPQKFGLYEDLTVIENLKLHADLRHVTGEEREESFERLLTFTDLKRFTGRFAGKLSGGMKQKLGLACALLGKPKLLLLDEPGVGVDPISRRELWGMVEDLVDQGIAVVWSTAYLDEAELCGTTLVLNEGKLLFAGTPAEIAAPLEGRCFQLREPGPHKRRLLTRALSRPEVTDGTIQGHSLRLTLKEGTRPFDPVEIKADAAATWVPVKPRFEDAFIDLLGGGPSGESDLAKRTKEIPKDGSTVIEAEHLTKQFGDFKATDDVTFSVTRGEIYGLLGPNGAGKSTTFKMMCGLLTPTAGTAKVVDMDLRRSASAARQRLGYMAQKFSLYDHLTVRQNLAFFSGIYGVSGKRQRERIGEMAEIFHLGPFLNAKTHSLSLGYKQRLALACSVMHEPDILFLDEPTSGVDPVTRREFWTHINGLVERGVTVMVTTHFMDEAEYCDRIGLVFRGQLIANGTPDELKESVATAENPDPTMEDAFIELVTGKEDAAA